The DNA sequence GCGCTCCCTTTTCGTCGATCGTATCACGGTAGACCTTGACCAAAAGGCCTTCCTCTCCTTCAACAACTGTTTTTTTCTCCCCAAATTTCAATTTTGCATCAAACTGAACAACAGTTTTGGGCTTAAAGGTTTCTTTGTCTTTTAATTTGACATCATAGGAGTACATATACTCCTGGCCGGTCAATGCTACATAAAATAAATCATCGCTATAAGAAAATTTAAGCTTGTATGACTGGTCATTAGGGTTAAGGAATATCAGATCCATATTTTTGTTTTTATCAGTCCTGGCTTCAAAGCCGGCTTCCGTGAAAGAAGGGAGGGCGCGGCCGATATGCCGTTCTGCAATAGTAAAATTACTGGACAGGACAGCTCTATAGATGAGCGATGAAATGATACTCAAGGACCGTTCATTATAAACTATATTATTTTCTTTCAGGATCCCTAATATCGATATTCTGCTTTGAGGATCTATTTCAATGGAAGGAAATCTTTCAGCCCAGTCTGCAAGATCTTTTGAAGCTTCCTGATAGGTTATTGACGCTTCAGAAATAACCACTTCACTTTCGGAAACCGGCAGATATGTATCCAGCTTGATCATATGGCTGCCATCTTCGAGGACTGCAGCATACATTCTCAAGTCGGATATTAAACGTGATAAATCCAACTTCCCATCCACCAATTCAGCGGAAATCCCTTGCAGTAATTCCGTGAGAAGATTGTCGTCAACCGATGTAATGATCTGATTGTCACTTTTATCAACTGCAGCCCTTACCGACTCATCCATCTCAAACAAGAAGATATCAAGCGGAATACTTTTTTCTTTTTCTTTATATCGGAAGGTTAGCTGGGTATTTTCCCTCCAAACTTCCTGCCCGCTTGAAATCTTCAAAAGGGCGTCATCATGAGTTAACCCGCTTACATCCACATTTCCGATCCTTGTCCCAGACCCGAATATTTCATCTGAAGAAAATACATTTACATAGGCAGAGGCTCCAATCTTCGAAAACGAGAGAATGAAGGCTGTACTGATTCCCAGTACGAGAAAAAGCTTTAAAAATTGAGCTTTATTCATGCCAGGCGCCCTCCTTATTAAGCTTCAACATTCATTGACAACTCAACGACTACATTAGGCCCTTCTGTCTGGGCCTGTTCAATGATTGCTCTCGTAAGGAGAGTCCCGTTCGGAATTAATACGGTTCCATTTTGCCCCCATATGTCTGCAGTTACTTTTTTTCCGTTCAGAAGTTCAATCTGCCTTTCCTTAAGTGTCTCTATATCCGATTCTTCTTCCAATGCCATATCAGTAATGAATGCTTCATTTTCTTTCAATTGCTTATTCTGAGGGTCCAGCAATGAGATATCATTTAGGAAGCCATCTGCAGCATCCTCTTTAACAATAAGGATATCTTTCCCGTAAGTTAAAACATATTCAGAAGGCAAAGCCTCTTCATTGCTTCCCGATTTCATCTCCATGCCAAGGATATTGCCTGTTTCATCGTCAATATAGTATTCAATTGCTTCTCCAATCAGTTCTCCCTTTCGGGTCATTACTTTAGTGCTGATAATTTTGATTTTTTTGTTCACCAGCTGGTTGGCAATTGGAATTTCGTTTAGATCGATTACAGCATTGTCACTCTCCACAGTAACTGCATATTCACCAATCCCCACTACTTTTTTAAAAGGGATCGCCTTGACACTTACCTGCCAATCCTCATGTTCAATTGTCAAAAAGTCTACAGACCCTTTTTCCGGATTTATCACTAATGTTTTCACTTTACCGACCTGCTGACCGTCCGAAATGCTAATAATGGGAAGACCGGTAATCTGCGAACTGTTTTTCATAAAAGTCACCACACCTATATTAAAGTTTCGTTACACACATAACAGTAATATTACATTATATCCTTATTTTTTATCAGTCTAATTATAAAAATATTTATTTTGTAAAAATTGGATTTCCTGCCGGATAATTGGATGTTTTGAATACTTCCCTTCAAGTTCTCCCAGTAGCCTCTTTAATTTAGCAGTTTCCTTAAATGACAGATAATGCTGAATCAAGATGGTGGCAAAGGTATAGTATTCAGCCGGCTGAAGATTTGAAATCATGCATTTTTTAAGCATTGCCTCATAATCATTGGCTGACATAGTCATCTTCATGGCTTTCAACTGGTCGACCGCAGTCTGCAGTACCTGATGGCGGAGCATTCTATTAGAAGAATTTTGCCCTTCTGCAGATGCCTGAATATCCAGCTCTCCTGTATTGGTTAAAGTGTTTTTGGTTGCATCATCAAAATAGTAGCCATATCCATTTTCAGTGTCATCAGAAAGAGCAGAACGGTCTAATTCAATAGATGCCTGGATGCTGATATCATAGATTGAATCAATATTTTCTTGAGTTGCATTTCCTTTATCCCCATTTGTTTGAGAATCCCGGTTTTCAGAGTCATCCAAAAATTCCAGCTCGCCCCAGGCTACCTCTGAGCTTTCTTGTTCTTGTTCTTGTTCAGGCTTTAGAACTTGTTCTTCAATTTGATCTGGTTCAGATTCTTGATCTGGCAAATCCAGCATTTTTTCTATGTCTGCCAAGTAATAATATTCGTCACTTCTTTGTATTTCATCTAAATCCTGCAGATCCAATTCCTCTGATCCGGCCAGCTTCGGGATGTTTCCTGGCAAATCCCCTTCACTTCCAGCTTCTTCCTCATTTTCAGTGAATAAGGTTTCCCCGTCTTGCTGAACTGGCTCTATGTCATCAGACTCTTCCAAATAAGAAATTGTTTCGATATCGCTTAAGATTCCAACCTCGTCATCCTCTGCTGACTCTCTGATCAGGAAGTTTTCCAAGTCATCCACCATTTCCAGCGAAGCATCTGCCTTCTCTTGGGAATTTCCAGTTAACTCTGCATTGTACTCATCAGGAACTCCGGAAGACGGAAGACTTTCCGTATAAATGTTAACGGTATCGCTGCTGTATGCTTCATCCCCGCTGAAATCTGTTTCTTTATCTTTAAATTGACTATGCTGCATTGAATTCGTCCGCTCTTCGATGCCTGCTGACTCTGCCGCAAAAAATAATCCTGTCATTCTGGTTCCAAAGATATAAGCACAGACCATTATGAACAGCAAGATAAGAATAGCATTCTGCCAAAGAAGAAATGCATCCTGGGCAGCCAGTGCAAGGCCTGCTGCGCATAAGGAAGCAGCCACCGATATAATCTTCCCTTTTCTGCTTATGCCAAGCGGCAGGAAATACAAGATAGGAACAAGCAAAACAAGTGAACATAACGCAAATATATAATTGCTCATATCATCCACACCCCCCCTAAGTGGTAAAATAGGCTTATTTGCCATATCTAGAAAATGAAAGAGAAGTATCATTTTTCGACCTATAAAGACAAATATAACTACAAAATATTGTATAATAAGATAAGAAAGAAAGAAAGAAGGGTCTAAATGAAACTTAAAAAAATTTATAATAGTTCAAAAGGCCTTACTTTAATAGAGGTTTTATTATCTCTTGCGATCCTGAGCATTATCCTGTTAGGTTCTATGAAATTTTTTACACAAGCTTATACTTATACCAGCGGAAGCCAAAATAAAACAGCTGCTGTTAACGTTGCCAGAAATGCACTAATGTTCATCGAAAATGAGAGTTTTATAGAAGTAAGAAAAAAATTTCTGGAAGACAATCTGTCTGGCCTGTCCCTTTACATATGCAATAACAGCTATATAGCCGATTGGCATGGTGATAGGTCTGAATTTCCGGCCGGCTGCAGAAAAGACAAGATTACCGTCAACAATATTCCGTTTGACGTTACGATCAGAAAAGGAAAGGATTATAGCAAATTTTCCTCATCCTTTATCCCTCTGGAAGCTTCTGTTAAGTGGGAAAACCAGGGAAAAACCGAAGAAACAAAAATTGAAGGGGCTATAAAAAGTGAAGATCTTCGATAATAAAGGTGTTACCTTATATGAACTTCTTGCCGCAATGGCCATTACCATGATTATTTTGCCAGTCATTTATGGGGTCTTCACTTCCGGTGTTAAGCTTTATAACAAAATACAGGTGGAAGGCCAGCTAAGGGATGATGCTGATTATGCAGCGACCATGATCATGAACACCTTTTATTCTTTTCCATTTGACTATGTAAAAGACTGCGGCCCCAATTGCCTTGAACTGGTTGACTCCAGGCATACTTCCGTTGAAAAAGTTGAAGACAGCAGCTTTTATTCAGTTAATAAGAATGAAGAAAATGAACAGCTGACTTCTCTTCAAATAAAATTGACCGATAAAAGCAGTGATAGTCAGGCTAGTGCAATTGAAATTAATAATTCCAAGCTAGATGTTTCTGCCGATTTTTCAAATTCAGAAATCAGATTTGCCTGCAGCAGTTCAGTAAGCGGGGACTGCCAAAGTTTTATGATCAGCTTAAATTTGATCCTGGCTGATGAACGGCTCGACGATAAGTTGTACTTAGACAGCAAATTCGGCTTTACTGTAGGAGGCACTCCTAATGAATAATGAGCGGGGCAATACCCTGATTACCGTCATGCTTGTTTCTTTGATATTTACGGTCCTTGGCCTGAGTATTCTTGCCTCCTCCATCGGCAGTGTCAAAAGAACAGAAACAAGAGAATCAGACTTAGATGTGACTTACGATTCCATAAAAGTGCTGGAAACTATGACAGCTGATTTATCGGGAAAACTGTCTTCATTGCCGCTGGATTATTATATGGATTTTGAAAATAATAAGGTAAAAGGTTCCTATAATACTGATATAAGAAATCTGCTTTCGTCTCTGCTGTCAGATACAAAGAAAAATTCCAGCTCTTCCTTTGAATGCATTAATATTATTGATGTCAGCAGCGGACCTCCTGCTGCTGTTGATCCGTCTTCTTCCTGTGGAAGGCAGCTGGAACGAGACACGATTTTTACCCTTGATACAGATAAGGACTTTACCAGAGTTCTTGATTTTGTTTTAGTAACGAAGAATCCGGCAGAAACAGAAGGTAAGGTTGCACGAACAGTAAAAAAGAGGATCATTCTGTCTCCCCTGCCCAGCTTTTTAAAATATGCAGTCGGGTCAGAGGCTGATGAAGAGGACTCGGGACTTTTCTTGAACGGCTCTCCAAATATAGCTGGAAACACTTTTGCCAACAGACTTGCAATAGATGAGGATGCTCATTATATTTACCGGAATGGTGAGGAAAAAACAGTAAGCACACCGAAGCCTTCTCTAATGGGCGACTTATACAGCAGTACTTCTCATTTGCTGCCTGTTGTATCGGAAAGCAAAAATTTTTATAGGGGGCAAGCTCCCCCGTTAAAACACGACAGTCAATTTTTTAATATAAACTTTGACAAAACGATGAATCAAAGGATAGCTGCCCTGCAGAGAGAGGCTAAACTCGATGTCAGGATGCCTGATGATACGGAGAAATTAAAAGATATTATAAGTTTAGGCATCAAAAAGTTAGCAGGAACCTCCTATCAAATTAACCCGGAGGGCTATGTAAAAAGAATTGAAAATGCTGAAAGCCAGACATCTTTGACTAGCAAAGATGTCATCCCTCTGGCGGAAGGATATGTTATAGACAGCGGCGATGAGAAAATTGATATAAAGACAGATACAAAAGTGAATGGCGATCTTGTGATAATGAGCACCCAATTTCCAATAGATATGGATAGCACAATCATTGTAAATGGTGATTTATATATAATGAGCTATAAGGATATTATCCTATCCAAAAATATTTATGTAACCGGAAAAACTGTGATTTTAAATTATGGAGGAAAAATTGCTCTTAGCGGAGATCTACTCTCTGCTGATTCAATTTCTGCAGAGTCTTACAATGGCGCTTCTCTTATTATGAATGGGAATATAATGACCGGGACCAGCCTTACTCTTCGCCCTAATGAAACTTCAATTATTATTAACAGGGATATTATTACAGGTGAACATCTTACCATTAATGGCAATGAAACAGATGGTTCAATCGAAGATGACGCCGTTGCCTTTGATTCAGTCGTCTACGCTGGGGGTAAGGCTTCTATATCCAATGCCAATATTTTAGGATCGACGGATGATAAAGGGAATGAACAGCAGATTATTTTAATGGCAAAAGATGATCTGCTGATAACCCGGATAGATGAATTCAATAAATACAGCTCTTTGGATGAAGATGGAGAGCCTTATTTGCCAAAGAAGTTTGACAAGAATATCACTCCGCTGAAAGGATTCTTCTATACAGAAAGGGAAGCAACCCTATATGGAGTCGGGTCACTCTTCTATATACATGGCGGTGTTTTTGCGAAGCAAAAACTAACGATTAATGCAGTCCGTGGTGTGACTGAAAGTATAGATGATCTGCCTAAGTTACAGGAGGGAAAACTTTCCCGTTTTGTTGTTAAATATGATCAGGAAGTATTGCTGAAGCGGATTGAGACTCTTCCTATAATGGAGCAGCTGCAAATATTTTCGGATGAATTGCTTGTATATTAATTAGCATTCCTATAGCAAAATCAAATGACAAATCAAAAAGGTGCTGAATATCAGCACCTTTTTGATTACCATCTGCCTTCACCTGAAGCTCCATTATCTCCGCCTACTTGTTTATCACTCACTTCAAACAGTGCCGAAGCTTTTGGCTTGGATTTGTCCCGCTGCTCTTCTGCCTCAGCAGTAACAGTTGAATAGCCCACCTTCTCAGCCACCAGATAATACTTTCCATTTTCTTTTTTTACAGCAACACACCCTGGAACTGTAGAAGCCACTTGAACGATTTCTTTGTTGGTGGCGTTGTCCGGATTAAAAATAAGCACTGATTCAATCGCGATCTTTTCATTAAGATTCAATTTAAATACCGGCTTTTTAAACTTAATTTCCTCAAGACCGATATAAGGGTCCTTTACTATGATCCTGACTCTCGATTCCAATTTTGAACCATCGGTAGTCTTGACGATAAGCTCAGTTATACCAGGCGTTCTGCCATTAATTGAATTGCCATTTACTATTGCAGCTATATCAGTATTGGAAACTGTAATATTGAGATTTTTATTGGTTGCATC is a window from the Bacillus infantis NRRL B-14911 genome containing:
- a CDS encoding G5 domain-containing protein, with the translated sequence MNKAQFLKLFLVLGISTAFILSFSKIGASAYVNVFSSDEIFGSGTRIGNVDVSGLTHDDALLKISSGQEVWRENTQLTFRYKEKEKSIPLDIFLFEMDESVRAAVDKSDNQIITSVDDNLLTELLQGISAELVDGKLDLSRLISDLRMYAAVLEDGSHMIKLDTYLPVSESEVVISEASITYQEASKDLADWAERFPSIEIDPQSRISILGILKENNIVYNERSLSIISSLIYRAVLSSNFTIAERHIGRALPSFTEAGFEARTDKNKNMDLIFLNPNDQSYKLKFSYSDDLFYVALTGQEYMYSYDVKLKDKETFKPKTVVQFDAKLKFGEKKTVVEGEEGLLVKVYRDTIDEKGALLKSELISEDYYPPVHKVEVHSLTIKESLISPETSAPQVDAVPGDIGTSPVQEENTDGTDESGSLEDDKQENAAGDMEKGTQTADGSSTSDNEDNDGSLWGKPNEEPK
- a CDS encoding PRC-barrel domain-containing protein, which gives rise to MKNSSQITGLPIISISDGQQVGKVKTLVINPEKGSVDFLTIEHEDWQVSVKAIPFKKVVGIGEYAVTVESDNAVIDLNEIPIANQLVNKKIKIISTKVMTRKGELIGEAIEYYIDDETGNILGMEMKSGSNEEALPSEYVLTYGKDILIVKEDAADGFLNDISLLDPQNKQLKENEAFITDMALEEESDIETLKERQIELLNGKKVTADIWGQNGTVLIPNGTLLTRAIIEQAQTEGPNVVVELSMNVEA
- a CDS encoding type IV pilus modification PilV family protein — encoded protein: MKLKKIYNSSKGLTLIEVLLSLAILSIILLGSMKFFTQAYTYTSGSQNKTAAVNVARNALMFIENESFIEVRKKFLEDNLSGLSLYICNNSYIADWHGDRSEFPAGCRKDKITVNNIPFDVTIRKGKDYSKFSSSFIPLEASVKWENQGKTEETKIEGAIKSEDLR
- a CDS encoding PilW family protein, with protein sequence MKIFDNKGVTLYELLAAMAITMIILPVIYGVFTSGVKLYNKIQVEGQLRDDADYAATMIMNTFYSFPFDYVKDCGPNCLELVDSRHTSVEKVEDSSFYSVNKNEENEQLTSLQIKLTDKSSDSQASAIEINNSKLDVSADFSNSEIRFACSSSVSGDCQSFMISLNLILADERLDDKLYLDSKFGFTVGGTPNE